From Acidipropionibacterium acidipropionici, one genomic window encodes:
- a CDS encoding inositol monophosphatase family protein: MTAELDTDEVGQIIRGVAERIVEPHFRHLDPDQVHEKTHPGDLVTDFDRQAELALSAELVGRGDGLAVGEEAVFADPAVLSGLPGAPLAWVIDPIDGTRNFVNGSDDHAVMVAEVRAGVTVRGWIYQPRHEHMYIAEAGAGTWRDGEKVTRAPSGDPVMAVTTHKAFQQAPQSVSGPRLDWGWSRWCCGVDYPRVLTGEVDATVYLHSHPWDHLPGALMLRELGGVVRTLSGHDFGVNEFHRDPLIVASDEPAYRAVADALIGLGMTAR, encoded by the coding sequence ATGACCGCAGAACTCGATACAGACGAGGTGGGGCAGATCATCCGCGGAGTGGCTGAGCGCATCGTCGAGCCGCACTTCCGCCACCTGGATCCGGACCAGGTCCATGAGAAGACCCACCCCGGCGACCTCGTCACCGACTTCGACCGGCAGGCCGAGCTGGCGCTGAGCGCCGAGCTGGTGGGCCGCGGCGACGGGCTCGCGGTGGGGGAGGAGGCCGTCTTCGCCGACCCTGCCGTCCTGTCGGGCCTGCCAGGGGCGCCCTTGGCCTGGGTGATCGACCCCATCGACGGCACCCGCAACTTCGTCAACGGGTCCGACGACCACGCCGTCATGGTGGCCGAGGTGCGGGCCGGGGTGACGGTGCGAGGCTGGATCTATCAGCCGCGGCACGAGCACATGTACATCGCCGAGGCGGGAGCCGGTACTTGGCGCGACGGTGAGAAGGTCACCCGGGCGCCGTCCGGGGATCCGGTGATGGCGGTGACCACGCACAAGGCCTTTCAGCAGGCCCCGCAATCTGTTTCGGGGCCGCGGTTGGATTGGGGATGGTCGCGGTGGTGCTGCGGGGTGGATTATCCGCGGGTGCTCACCGGGGAGGTGGACGCCACCGTGTATCTGCATTCCCACCCGTGGGATCATCTTCCCGGGGCATTGATGCTGCGGGAACTCGGCGGGGTGGTGCGGACGTTGTCGGGCCACGATTTCGGGGTGAACGAATTCCATCGCGACCCGTTGATCGTGGCCTCCGACGAGCCGGCGTACCGGGCGGTCGCCGACGCCCTGATAGGGCTCGGCATGACGGCTCGGTAA
- a CDS encoding DUF3097 domain-containing protein, protein MTDRYRKDVLSPGWQQQGRRKSVDVPLELDMVVEDPSTGYVGAVVAWENGLVILEDRRGARRAFPVGPGFWIDGEPVNLCIPPRQGTARRTHTASGSLSSPEHEAARVALPSRIYVEGRHDAELVEKIWGDDLRHVGVVVEFMGGMDDLVGIVAEFRPGPGHRLGVLVDHLVAGTKESRVAAQVAKGGYGDYVMITGHRFIDVWQAIKPERIGRKAWPEVPMDEDFKLGTLKRLGLPHEGQSDVGKAWQAMLARVRDWHDLDPRFNTEMERLIDFVTCDHMEDAG, encoded by the coding sequence ATGACCGATCGTTACCGCAAGGACGTTCTGAGCCCCGGCTGGCAGCAGCAGGGGCGCAGGAAGAGCGTCGACGTGCCGCTGGAGCTCGACATGGTGGTGGAGGACCCTTCCACCGGCTACGTCGGCGCCGTGGTGGCCTGGGAGAACGGCCTGGTCATCCTCGAGGACCGCCGTGGCGCCCGGCGGGCCTTCCCGGTCGGCCCGGGATTCTGGATCGACGGCGAACCGGTCAACCTGTGCATCCCCCCTCGCCAGGGCACCGCCCGGCGCACCCACACCGCGTCGGGCTCCCTCAGCAGCCCCGAGCACGAGGCCGCGAGGGTGGCGCTGCCCAGCCGCATCTACGTCGAGGGACGCCACGACGCCGAACTGGTCGAGAAGATCTGGGGGGATGACCTTCGCCACGTCGGCGTCGTCGTGGAGTTCATGGGCGGCATGGACGATCTGGTGGGTATCGTCGCCGAGTTCCGGCCCGGCCCCGGGCACCGCCTCGGCGTGCTCGTCGACCACCTGGTGGCCGGAACCAAGGAGTCGCGGGTCGCCGCCCAGGTCGCCAAGGGCGGCTACGGCGACTACGTCATGATCACCGGCCACCGCTTCATCGACGTGTGGCAGGCCATCAAGCCCGAGCGGATCGGGCGGAAGGCCTGGCCCGAGGTGCCGATGGACGAGGACTTCAAGCTCGGCACCCTGAAAAGGCTCGGGCTTCCCCACGAGGGCCAGTCCGACGTCGGCAAGGCCTGGCAGGCCATGCTGGCCCGGGTGCGCGACTGGCACGACCTGGACCCGCGCTTCAACACCGAGATGGAGCGGCTCATCGACTTCGTCACCTGCGACCACATGGAGGACGCCGGATGA